A region of the Chroicocephalus ridibundus chromosome 1, bChrRid1.1, whole genome shotgun sequence genome:
GAATATATGTAGATTTGATATCTATAGAATGAAGCAGAGTTGGtatgtgcttttaaaagatggaaaAGGTCTCAGACTGTACTGAACTTTTGGTGATTTTAATTACTGTGTAGCAGTTCTCAGTAATGATGACTAGTATTTCAATGCTGCAAACAACTGAAACTTAAATCCAGACCTGCAAACTGTGAATCGGGATAGTTTCAAGAATGCGAGGTTTAACAAGAATTGCTAAGGTAGCCTTAACTTTCACTGTTTGTGGATACTACTCATTGGTACCCAGATGGATAGCAGCTGGTTAGTGTGAATCATAACAAATTCTTTCTTGTTTGGTTAGTGGAAAATCCAGTGGCCACACTAGTGAGTTCTCTTAAAAGCTggaatgaaaatttttatttaccTTACTGAAATATCAGGGAATCAGCAAGTTCCATTCACTAGGAAGGCACTTGCTCCAAAGGACAGTGAATTAATACCTTGTGAAATAGGTTGTCTGATGCGCTTTGGTGTGCAATTCGAGAAAAgcacattttgattttatttggaagcttctttttcagaaaattgtgTCACTCACAAGTGTGATAGAAAAAGGACTGAAGTATAATACCTTTTCAATTTTGTGCTAGCTTGTTTTTTCTACTCCTTATCAGAAGGCAGGGCATTCAGATGCTTTTAAATTCTTGGTTTGAAAATCTATAGATTTTGGCACATTATTGCTGAGCACTGAGAGAACTCAAGGACACGTTCCAGTGTAGGAGACAGGAGCTGGCAGGATAGCATTTTCATTAATGTAAGTAGGGCTCACAGGTTGTGCAATCGTTGTGACATTGGAGTGTTCCCAGACATGCGCTTGAACCTTTGTACGCTGCCAGTTGGCACCACTGAGTGCTGGTGAGCATCCAGCACTCTCTTGGTATTTTCAGGCAGGCCCCTTGGAAAGGAGACTTGGAGAGAGAGCCTGCTTTCTAAACAAAACTCAATACCTGCCGTGCAGCAAGAGGTTTGTGCCGCTAGGCACTTGATTGCACCATGGGTACCAGATGGCAGATGTAGAAACAGGATCCCATGGAGTAGGGCAACTCCCATTACAGCAAGAGTGGCCAAATGTGACCCATAGCTTTCTTACCTGAAAAGgcataaagaaaaatgtagattCAGCAGTCTACGGCagaattttcttctcttgtttcttAGTAAATTAATTTGGTTTCTGTCAAGTTCAGTAAATGTTACCACTCTGTTTTGCAACCTTCAAAGTAGCACTAGAACcagatgttttcattaaaatctgctctatctttttttttctttcatcctgtcAGGACATCTAGcttaggcagatttttttttaaaagatctttgtTTCACTTGCGAGCCTATATTTTAACATACCACAATATTTCTTGCTGATCAAACTCCCAGTTTCTCATTGGTGTCACCAGTATCCACAGTTATGAGTAATGCACTAGTTTTGAGAGATACTAAGCTATTTGTTATGTGTGCATTAATTTATTAACACTCATCTCTGTATCTTCCCTCTTAGTCTCAGTATAGGTTGATTGAGCATGGGTATCTGAAAACATGCTGAAAGTACAaacatatggatttttttttaatttattttgaaagtaccATGTAACTAGTATGTATGACTAACACTTTACAGCAACTATGACTGGGAAGTAATTTCTTTAAACAATATAGTAAACATCATTCGAAAATCTGATATCTGTCATAGCTGGCAGGGTTGAGCTTTTGCTTAGAAAATTAACAAGGCTAACTGATCTGATGATTCCTAGCTCATTTGACTTACTGCTACATTTTTCAATTATATTAGGACCagagattaaaacaagcaagtatTACTCATGCTACTATCTGAGGCCTCCTGCTTAGCAGCACGAGCTCCGAAAGTTATCTAGTACGTGTTGTAGTGTGAATTTTGTTTTGGCACGTTTGAGTAAGATCTGCATTAAAATCAATAGATTATGTTTTCAAAAAAGTGGTGAGACcgagagaagatttttttttcatgtccttttcttttaaggTAGTTTCAAAAACTTACTCTATTCTGTTACTGGTTTATATGTCTTTGATTTCAAAACGCTTTCACTTTGCAGTGCTGCAGGCCTGCTTGCAACTGATTGCTGACAGCAAAAGCGATATCCAACAGAAAGGTAAGAATATGTTCCATGATTTATAGCTAATTATTCCATGTATTAACTCTACCACCCAAATTTATCTAGCTTCAAAGCAGTAATGTGTTATGTtgctgaatttaagaaaaaaaaaattaaaaaaataggtcTCTGCATCTGGACAGCTCTTGCAAATATCCTCTTTTCAGTAGGGAAATCCAGCTAGTGAGACTGGAAGTCTTGACTGGAAGTTAGATTTGATACTTTTTTgtcagatgaaaatgaaaaaagtaacttttctttctgattacctaaaaattattatttcttttagatGATTCAAGCATTGTCCCTTGGCTTCTGAGCTTTAAACGTGGAACAGCTCTGgaagaacaaggaaataaaatagtgATCAAAGAAACAGGATATTTTTTCATATATGGTCAGGTGAGAAAGCTCAATTCCTTTCAGCATCTGactttttaaaggatttgtaACACGTTTACAGTATGTTTGAAGTCTGCACCTCTTCATTCTGTAGGTTTTATACACAGATACAACATTTGCTATGGGACACCTAATACAGAGGAAGAAGGCCCATGTGTTTGGTGATGATCTCAGCTTGGTGACATTGTTTCGTTGCATCCAAAATATGCCACAGTCTTATCCGAATAATTCTTGCTATACTGCTGGTAAACatctacattttccttttctttgtttgcaaaTAAAGTGTGTCAAATAGAATCTGTAGTGTTGGGCGATTAAGTATTGTGGCAGTTGAAAAGAAAACGGACTGCATTCATGGACCTCGTTaattgaaaaattactttttaaaaaaatacagttttatataaaGTACTGGTAATTGGAGGGTATGCATCTAACTGAGGTGATCTGAACAATTCCCCTCTCTCCATTCACTGTATAATGCGGTTAGATACTTCGGTACTTTCAGTTAGATGCCTGAAGCAGACAAAAGGAGTACAGACTGTCCTTACTGAAGAACTCCGTTTAACTTAGGGGTTGAATTCCACATTTAGTTAtcccaataaaatattttgaagttatgTTCTACTTTAAAACATCATACATTAATTTTAGCCACCCCATTTTTGCATACCTTGCTGTGGGATTTCCAAAGATATTTCTTAGCTTAATTCTCTAATCCTTTTAATGGCTACTGCAGTTTTAGTCTTTGGTTAGATGAAAAATAGTTAATTCCTATCAGGAACTCTTTCTGATCGCACAAACACAACAAGAAAGaccaattaaaatatttaatgcaagTCCATCAGGCTCAATGCTCAATATAGATGTCTATCCCTGCAGTAGCATTTAAGGAATTGTTATCAAGGCCTGTTAAATCTCGTTTAGTAGCTCTTACCTATCTGTCTTTCCCCCTTAATAGTGGATTTGAGggttttctcttttgttattttccagcAAGATCTGTGTGAATTTTTCAATGCCTTATAAAAAAGTGGGTGACATTGAGTGATGGAGTTGACTGTTAGCAAGTAATGGCATTAAAcaaatgggatggggaaggaagctatttttttttccaaataaaaataaattagctacTTCCTCCTGGCAATTAAGGCTGtccaaacattttctttaactttctgcCCCTCCACCCACATATTCTGGCATCATAACCTCCTTCAATTTCATCTCTCCTCTTATTTCACCCTTGTATTACTCCCCCCGCTTTCTTAACTAGAATCTCTACTCCATCCAGCCACTTCATGGTTCCTGCTTCCCAAAATCCCACTCTTCCGCTTTCACTGGAAAACTAAATGTCACTGCAATATCTCATGCTGTTGAGCGTGTGTCGCAGCAGATGTTAGATGTGCTTTGAGCTTAGTGACTGCAACTTGAAGGCGAGGTGCTTTCGGTTATCACGTCAGCTGATGTGCGGCTGGCAGGAAGAAGACTTTTGTGCTCTGCAGTCGCAGTGGATCAGCTGATGTCTGGTAACTTCATTTGGTTGGTAAAGCTCATGAGACGTCCTCCAGAAGTGTGGGAACAGGATGGTCTAGACCAGCAATGCTGACCTTGACTGTCACATCACCATAACATGAGGAATCTGGGTACGCCACTGTTATAAATTTTTGCAGCGTTTGCTTAAGTGAACTGTGACATGGTGAGTGCAGCATGGAAAGTAGCTCCACCTCCACAGAGGACATTAATTGTCAGCTCTGGGTAGGCTGCAATTTTTAAGATTGTACCTAAAGATAGAAAAGCACTCATCACAAGAAACAAGCCATAGTTATAAGATGACATGTAATGACTTTTTGAATACCATttatgaaaataatgtatttgaaatattaactttaaaatattccaaatcTTTTGACAGGCATTGCAAAATTAGAAGAAGGGGATGAACTTCAACTTACAATACCACGAAGAAGGGCCAAAATATCCTTGGATGGAGATGGTACTTTTTTTGGTGCAGTTAGACTCCTCTGAAGCCCTTCATTTATGTTGTTATGCTTAATGTGGTTTTCTTCGTTTCCTACgcctttgtcaaaaaaaaaaaattgaattataaTAAAGCTGCCAATTCAGTCTCTCCCCATCCACCACTAGCTTCTGagaatttttcttcagtttaataaGCAAACCCAAAACAGGAAACACACTAGATATACTTGTGAGATATAACCATCATGTGATTACCAGAAAGACAATTTATTTTAGACAATAGGAGACTCTAAATAACAACTGTAAAGCAATAGCTTTTTGGCCTTGAAATAATTTCTTGTCCATAAGACAAATCAAAGAAGGACTTGACCATAAAGTATAGCATAAACAGGACCATTGACTATCAAATTCTTATCCATAAttgaaaaggaaaactaaaacaCAAGTACATgttagatttgctttttttttccatcagtaaaatatttgaagtataaAGTATGGGAAAGAAACATCAAACAGTAGATTTCTCATCACAAAATGGAGGTGTCAGGTGGATTCTGTTTTTtcggttttggttttgttttgttttgttttgtctaaaTGTATGGGATAATGAAAGCAAACTCCTCAGAAATATACAGAATAGTAGCCACTGGCTTGCTTCTTCCCTGTGAACAAAGGGTGTATAAATTACTAAGATCTATTAGTATTTACTAATTTGAATTAGTTTTACTGGAAAATGGACATACATGTAAGATGCTTCAACAGCTCAATCTTCAAAGCATTGTTACTCATCAAGGAATACGTGTATACTTCTATGTAAGCAAGGCAGGGATAGAAGGAAACATGGTGAGATTAGACACAATGCAATAGGTGGAATTGGATTTCTGGCTTCATAATTTCTGCAGTCATATATAGgtgttgtgtatatatatgtatatatgtgaaagtatgcacatacacatatataagcCTTTGACATTTGGGCATaggattttatcttcttttgaaTAGTTTATCCAATGGAAATATTACTGCAtatatattatttgtatttctcttgctttttgctATGATCCATTCTAAGCAATATAGTAATAAGAAAAATCCAATAAATCTGGAACCAGCCATACaactaagaaaatacatttgtatcCCAGAAATCTGGTCTTAATCCCTAGGTTAACTGTaggctttttctgcagttttgaactctgttttacaaaaaaaaaaaatcagacctgtAGAAAGACTGAACAGAGgtctctctttgttttcttttgtctgcctGCTTTTTTCAGTAGGTAAGATTTATGTCTTTTCTGCCCCAAGAATCCATGTGTATTGCATGGTCAAGGTAATAGCATGGTAATAGCGTGGTAAAAATGTGGTCAAGACTTCTAGGAACTATTGTGAGACAAACATTGAATACTTATTCCACTGATCTTCAAAGAAGTATTGAAGTGCTACtagaatagaaaaaataataaaacccactGTAATGAACTGTACgccatttgaaaatattttttagggGTTGAGAATTGTGTCATATAAACTCATTTAgtaaagaaaagatgctttgtaTATTGCAGTCTTCTCGTCTGTTTTTATAAATTGTGCTGATCTGATTTTATTCTCATGGTGACAGACAATAAATAAAAGAGATTTGGAGCTAGGAATTATGGATTATGGTAAACTAATGAAACAATTAATTTAACTTCTCTGGGCTGCAGAAAGACACTTCAGCAATAAGCATACATGTATTGGATTACCACACTGGGATTTTTTATGAGGCTTaaccacattttcaaaatgtctggAAGTCCTCCTTATACAAATTCCTTTATTTATGTGTCCTgaagctgaagctgctgctggtacttcttctccttcttcttcttcttcttcttcttcttcttcttcttcttcttcttcttcttcttcttcttggttGTGTGAAGCTGCACGTAGACAAAACAATTATGAGCGTGCAGTGAGTTGTCTGTTATTACTGACATACATTAAAGAGATGCCCAGAATCTCAAATCAGAAGCTTGTTGATTTTAGTGTTGTctgattacagaaaaaaatgttgttatgGTTGCTTTCCCAGATACTTGATGGCTAAACTTGCAAATTTAACTTCTGGTATGTAAGTTTCCCCAGTGGTTTCGGTGGGTTTGTATGTGCTTAGCTTAAGCCAATTCTGAAGGTGCTTGGCACGTTCAACAGTGTAGCTTTGATATAAACAGACAAGTGTAGTATTTTAAACATCCAACAGATAGAtagcaaaaaaatctgtgaagcTAAATCAATTGTCATCATTGCCCCTTTTCCTCgctgtatttcttccttctgctaCTGGCAAATGTGGACAGCACAGAAATCCAGAAAGTGTTTGGGATATGATGTGGCCTGGAGGAAAGATTTTATCTTCTGAGCAGGAAGATTTCAAAAGTGTTCCCTCCCTTTAGTAGGATGAAACTGAACCCcaagtttcttcagaaaaaatttGAACCATGAGAACTTCCACATGTGTGCACAGAGTGCAAGTCAACAGACTGTTTAGATATTTCTACTGGCAAAGCTGgcaattttgttgttgttgttgagttagttttctgctggcttctgctGGCTTCTGAAAATTAATCTGCTTCTGCACAAAATTGAGTTTTAACAGATCATCATTTTCCAaccaaagcaggaagaaaaggagaatacCTCACTCCTGATGGTTCTGCTAACAAACCCGTGATACGCAAGGTAGCAAAGTGCATCCAGACCGCGATCATGCTTATCCTTCAGCTAGTGGGAGTTACTGAAACTTTCTGCATGTTGgatgatattttaataaaagtgatAGGTAATAAGCGGTATCTAGTTGGTTCATACCATATTTTACATTCTTATCAAGGACATCTAGCATTTAAGATAGGTTTCTGCAAATTAAACAAACGGTGAATACTCTGGTTCTTTTTCATGTGGTGTTAAGCAGCATCGTGGCAAACGTAAGGGACTTGAACGTGTTCTTTCCAGTACATTTTCACAGAAAGTGCGAGCTTgtatcattctttcttttttaataatgtgcAGTTGGCAGGTATATAGCTGCTTTGAAACACGTAATTTgtatcttaaaaatgaaaatatgtttgttATATAATGTGCAGTCACACACCCTACCGACATACAGAATATACTCATTACACGGCTCTCCTGCCTCTGACTGTTTCTCAAATTGCTCAGCATTCGCCATTGTAAAACCTTAATTTCAGGTGTTCCATAGTTTTGCCAAGCTTAAACCACTGGAGTTGAGATTTTCTGTATCTCTGGTTTATGTCTTAGGTTGAACTGCCTTGGATACCTTCAGCCCCCAGAGTTCTACTCTTCTAAAGATgagggtagggaaaatgtattgttTGGATTTTATTGTAATGATTTGgctgctttttctttggaaaggtcTAGAGACTCTAtgctttgaaagaagaaatgtgtGTAATgtaggttttgctttgttttaatcagggttttctttcttcctttctttcttgtgcaCTCATACTTTGACAAGCTGTAtgcttttgaagaattttttatACTTTCTCATGTTAAGCATATTCTATCTCTACATAACTATCAAAAGGGAGAGGACAATGTTCCCAGCAGGTTTGTCTTTTGGCTGATCCGTGGATTGCCAACATCGGCAAGATAAGATCTAAGGTTGTTTTTCAAGGTCAGTCCAAGCAGCAATGAGAAGGAAGTTGATGCAAACacagggaagagagaagccaaATATTTGATGTAGAAAGGATCTCATGGAGTTTGCAGGTTATATAGATCTTAGGGCTGATGGGGGAAACAAACCAGATTAGGAGCTGGACTGCAGAAACTGGAGAGACCCTAACTAGGATTTGATTGCTTGTGAGGTGGGGAGAAATACAAGGGCATGAAATGGACTGGCATTGAAAAGCCTGGGAACTAAGTAAGGTAAGGCATAAGACAGCAGCTTTGTGGAAAAGGGCCAAGGGTTCCTAGGGGAAAGCAAGCCAAAGACAAGTCTGCAGTGAGCCCTGTCAGAGAAGAAGGCTAACAGCATACTGCTCTGTATTAACAGGAATATCACCAGTAGATTAAAGGAGAGggttatttccccttttcttggCACCTTTCAGAGTGTATTTGGGATCCTGCATCCAGGTTGGACACCCTACACCCCAAATACAAGGAGGACAGTGAGAAACTTGAAGGAGTCCATTTGCAATGCAAGGGGGTGGTTCGGGTAAAGCACACGCCTGCCATACAAGGAGGGGCTGAGGCAAATGGGTtttttccagcctggagaagaggcctgGGGAGTCctaatagcagccttccaataccagTTAGGAAGGTGTGAAGAAAGCAGAGTCAAACCTTTTGAGAGGTCCACGGTGGTGTGAGAAGAGACAATGGAGACAAATCAAACTAGGAAGTTTCTATTTGACATAAATTATTACCATGGTGTCATGGTCCATTTGGATCTCTCAAATTTACAGGTCAATGTACTCTGTAAATTAAACTTCATTTTATAAGCtcattaggaaagaaaacaaatatgacAAACAAGGGTTCAATCCCCTTTGTACAGACTAGTCTAACATGTGAATTCACTAATTCATCTCTTAAGTCATGAGGTCAAAGCGAAGGCAACATGTAGGCAGGACACGGTGGCCCAAAAGGGCTAAAGGTCATTATGCAGCCATTATCACCTGCAGCCTGCTACCTCCTGAAGCCGTGTCCTGCCTACATGTTGCCTTCACTTTGACCTAATGGCGCTGATCCCAGCATACATCAGGCCTTAGCATGAGCTATGCATTAACCAAAATCTGAGTAGGAATTGAGTGAACACTGTGGGGACAGTCAACCACAGaaggaggttgcccagagaggctatGAAAAACCTCTTCCTACATATTTCCAACACCTTAGtagataaagccctgagcaacgtGGTCTGAATTCAGTCTTGATCCTACTTTGTGCAGGTCAGAGTACAGACCTCCCAAATGATCCCTTTGCCCTGTCTGATTCTATGGTAAGAAACCAGGAGATGTGGGGGACAGAGAAAGGGCTCAGACTGGTGGGAACAGGTCAGAAAGGGCCCTGCTGAGGTCTTCGTTTGCTGAGTGCAAATGAAACTTGGGATCCTCAGTGTGTGCTTCAACAGTATCAGCAAACATTTATGTAATGCGCAGGGCATGTTCCAGTTAAGCACAGCAAGCTGCAAGCAGTCACCAGGTACTGCATGACCTGAAACTCAAGACTGTAAATTGAATCAAACCATGTGGCCAAGTAATAATCTTCATTCACTCACTTGCaagttttctttggctttttttttctgcaccacccccccgcccccctgcccctgcctcaATGGATAGCAGACACTTACTTCATCCTGTGGAAAATGAGTTATTGATGGAAAGTGTTTTAAGTTGGGGCCCAgactaattttcagaaatattggaAGGAAGTAGTAAATGAGACAGAACATGCAAGAAGTGAAATCATGATGTTGTATTTAAATCAGACGTGTATTCCCTTTCTGTTTGTGAGAGCTGGCTGAAAAGCCATGTTTATTTTCCacagattttgatattttttttctttctttaaatctgGGTTTGTTTCAATTTTGACTTAAAACCATTTCTCCTAAAACTTTTTTGGTAAACTTAAGTTCTTCAGATCCTGTATCTAATCCTGATCTGTGTTAGTTATTCCAATGGCTGAGGGAAGTCCTGTATCTCAAGGTGTAGGTGAGTTCCCTTCTTGACTGAGCTCacggtagaatcatagaatagtttggtttggaaagaacctttaaaggtcatctagtccatccccctgcaataagcaggaacatcttcaactagaacaggttgcccggagccCAGTCCAACCCGACTttcgaatgtttccagggatggggcatctaccacctctctggaaaacctgttccagtgtttcaccacactcattgtaaaaaatttgttccttctatctagtctcagtctaccttttttttgtttaaaagcattaccccttGACGtctcacaacaggccctgctaaaaagtttgttcccctctttcttataggccccctttaactACTGAAAGGCTtcaataaggtcttcctggagccttctcttctccaagctgaatcAACCCAACTATTTCAGCCACAGGAGAagtcagccctctgatcatcaccgtggccctcctctggagccaTTCCAACAGGTCTaagtctttcttgtgctgaggactccagagctggacgcagtactccaggtggggtctcatgagagcagagtggaggggcagagtcacctcccttgacctgctggccatgcttcttttgatgcagcccaggatacagttggcttttgAGCTGTGAGTTCACATTGTTGGCTCATTCCCTTTAGACACCACTTTCAATTTGGTAACAGTTCCTtcagtctgaaatattttaactaGAACATGCAGTGCCCCACAAACTTGTAGTATTGGCGAAGCTCtattttgtctgaaaatttcCAAGCTGCCCTAGTCTTTACCGCAGAGTTCCTTAAACCGGATTTTTCACAGGTGGTCACCGATTGGACGTTCCTCATTTGCTGGCTGACTGACTGATGTCCTTGTGGTCTCATTTGCAGAAGTGTTGAAACTCACAGCTGAAACTGAAATTAACAGGAGCTGTGTTTTGAATATATGGAGGGCTGCTTAGAAATACTACAGAAACAAATATTCTGGAAAAGCCCGGGGGGAAATAAATTCTGATCTGGAGGCAAACTTACTTAGGAGTGCCGAGTCACTCAAGAGCTATGGTTTTAAAAAAGGCGAGAGTAAAGTTCTTAAATCATTGCTTGGGTGCTGGACATTGCATGCATTCAGTGTGACAGGGATCTTAATGGGAAGGGCAATGTGAGGTTATAGAATGTAACTTCTGTTAGAGGTGCAAGGAAGTAGAACTGAGATTACAAAGACAATTTTGGCCCACCTTCACTGTGAACAATTAATTTTGCATTGGAAGATTTAGTGGGGGTTGCAGACAGAGGATCTCCAGGGGCCTGTTCTGATTTTCTGCTCTAAAAGAGAAGTTCCACTCCCCACAAACCTCCTAGAAACTACTACATGTAGCTGtggaaggggtggtgggggttgcACCTGTGCTTAGACAATGTTTGCCTCCCCATTAAGGGAACTATAAAGCAACCACTTCTTTGTCCTGACACCACTGAAGAGCAAACCTAGCACTTTTAAAGCGGGAAGAGTAAGGGGAAAGTTTTGCCAGAGGACAGCAGATAAGCAGTGTCTGGTGGCAGACTGCTGGCTTAGGATTTCTTACCTAGTTTTATTTGTCCGCTGAATGAGAAGGTCACAAGGATGACAGAGATTTGAAAAGCTATATAACTCTGTTTCACAATAAtcactttattgatttttttttcctcaaagaggaGATTTGTAACCTCCACACACACCAAGAAGGGGGCAGTAAGAGCAAAGTGCGTGGATGGGGTGAAGCGGCACGTGGGATGCTGTAGCAGGCAGGAGAGGTAGGTGAGAGGTAGCTGTGTGGGAGGGGGGTGTAAAGCCAAGGCAACAGCAAGAGGACTGCCGTGCTGCTGCCGCCTCTTTCCCCGCCATCTCAGTTGCTCCACACAACCTTTCACTCCTGTGTTAGTCTGGCATTTAAACACAACTGGCAAATTTTTTGGAAAGCGAGTTTATGATGGGTCATACTTATGTCTGTATTGAATTATCAGCTGCAACTACCAGCCAAAATTATCAGTCCCGGCACTGAACCTGTGGAATAATACCGATGATGCTCTACTGAGATGCTACACTGGAAGTGTGAGTCAGGGCTGACGCAAACAAGCTGAGCAGGCTGATGAGAAATGAGGTTGAGACCGGCATTCTTCATCTGTAAAACGATGATGTGTACTTTCCTACATGTTAGGCTGCCAGAAACATATCTTCCACCATCAGTGGAAGCAATGATCAATGGAAAGAGGAGAAGCACATAGTCTGGTACTTTTTGCGTcacttatttcctttctttctttacttgTTCTATCCAGAATCCCTTTTTCCAGCTTTATTTGGCCTTATTCTCTCTCACATTCATCACCACTATACtcagaacatgaaaaaaaaaaaaaaaaaaagctaggacAACCAACAGTTTTTAAAGCGGAAAAGTAGCTAATTTGTATTGCCTTCCTACTTAGTTTTTGGTGCATGACCGCACATAGTCAT
Encoded here:
- the TNFSF13B gene encoding tumor necrosis factor ligand superfamily member 13B gives rise to the protein MKSVECVHVIQQKDTASSPSAPPGAASGTTGLFSVTFLWLAMLLSSCLAAVSLYHVITLKTELEALRNELIYRVQARSLLDRPPVSPDENKAGTPVSSFLQVSAAGARQENRLPGPGPAESFQKEIWNGSRNRGRRSIVHTEETVLQACLQLIADSKSDIQQKDDSSIVPWLLSFKRGTALEEQGNKIVIKETGYFFIYGQVLYTDTTFAMGHLIQRKKAHVFGDDLSLVTLFRCIQNMPQSYPNNSCYTAGIAKLEEGDELQLTIPRRRAKISLDGDGTFFGAVRLL